A genomic stretch from Marinobacter fonticola includes:
- a CDS encoding sensor domain-containing protein, producing MKIVKETGEWAAVGQPHTPDQPFSETTAPRHEFEHALMIGEMGYWELVLDDRQLIASAALDRLWGFESSGPRPLATYLEQILPADLPVVSAIFHDPPPQFRFEMRIRPRNAPNESGTVWLAVQGEKRQLNADGPTRLVGTVCDISNLKHSEALLHNQALELEARVRELNCLYSVSRLVQRYDDLETLLRQAIDIVPQGFRQPKAVGVRLVWQQTVIESPGFRASRHCLSHELLAQGKVVGRLEVHRQPIPHPRRFTSAEKALMQALRKPIGRAIEREEVLAALSDSENRWRTLAEALAEGLVLYDQHGQISAWNRSAEQLLGIPLAKGIFSHYFAGTLLREDTRVFPVAAYPSTITRATGHPCNGVVMGMPRDDGSISWLSINTRALRQPKDTAPYPVVVSFTDITDRKRSEEAIRSEIAAKELERRRLNTVLEALPLAVVIADAEGHVTQVNAAAETLWGEASLCAGRYYEDERIHWADSGMPVKGHEVGLARAIGKGESVMGEEMAIERADGTRRTLLNYALPLRDGNENIAGGVAVSVDISDRKRSESERALLAAIVEASPDAIVSTDMEGKITSWNIGAEHLYGYRADEIVGKSISVLMPTECQDELTTILRAIAKGEGVTYFDSIRLTKDGKRVDVSVAVTPITDAEGRVRGAAKIDRNISERKRMEEQLQHDAFHDRLTGVANRSLFMDRLEHVVARAQRFGEPYAVFIMDMDNFKLINDSFGHQVGDQLLCAFAERIQALLRPVDTLARFGGDEFTLLLEETESKDAVKQIANRILKALEQPFQLGQHEIKVSSSIGVVLDETAGHSADQAVRNADVALYEAKRQGKNQYVVFDARMRGEEVSRMYMESELRLALQQEHLTVQFQPIVDLTNDEPVGCEALVRWRHDVMGRVDPSRFITVAEDTGLITPLGRFVLERACATVGDWLKQPEVPQEFYVSVNVSPKEFYSGDLVPFVGAMLDKYGIQGANLRLEITENVIIQHDQEAAAILGQIQALGVQTCLDDFGTGYSSLSYLQQLPFDVIKVDRSFIQGLAEKQQSREIVRAILGLAQALDMETVAEGAESPEQLAEIRALGFRWGQGFGLFHPMDRSKLWLLLSQHYTAMESSQ from the coding sequence GTGAAAATAGTAAAAGAAACCGGGGAATGGGCTGCCGTAGGCCAACCCCATACCCCGGACCAGCCATTTTCCGAAACCACGGCGCCTCGGCATGAATTCGAGCACGCCCTGATGATTGGAGAAATGGGGTATTGGGAGCTGGTTCTGGACGACAGACAGCTCATAGCGTCTGCGGCCCTCGATCGACTCTGGGGCTTCGAGTCTTCTGGCCCGCGGCCTCTGGCCACCTATCTTGAACAGATTCTTCCCGCGGATTTGCCGGTTGTGAGCGCTATTTTTCACGATCCGCCGCCCCAGTTCCGCTTTGAGATGAGGATTCGTCCCCGTAATGCTCCTAACGAGAGCGGAACCGTATGGCTGGCTGTTCAAGGTGAAAAGCGTCAGCTCAATGCGGACGGGCCGACCCGCCTTGTCGGGACCGTATGCGACATCTCCAATCTCAAGCATTCCGAAGCGCTTTTGCATAACCAGGCGCTTGAGCTGGAGGCCCGTGTCCGGGAGCTGAATTGTCTGTACTCGGTGTCCCGCCTCGTTCAGCGTTACGACGACCTGGAAACGCTGCTCCGGCAAGCGATCGACATCGTTCCCCAAGGTTTCAGGCAGCCGAAGGCTGTCGGCGTACGGCTCGTTTGGCAGCAGACGGTTATCGAGTCTCCCGGCTTCAGGGCAAGCCGGCACTGTCTCTCCCATGAGCTTTTAGCTCAAGGCAAGGTGGTGGGTCGTCTGGAAGTCCACCGCCAACCGATACCTCATCCAAGACGCTTCACCTCGGCTGAAAAAGCGCTGATGCAGGCGCTGCGGAAACCTATTGGCCGGGCTATCGAACGTGAAGAGGTCCTGGCGGCGCTGAGCGACAGCGAAAACCGATGGCGCACCCTGGCAGAAGCGTTGGCCGAAGGGCTGGTGCTGTACGATCAGCATGGCCAGATCTCGGCCTGGAACCGCAGCGCCGAGCAGCTGCTCGGCATCCCCCTGGCGAAAGGTATCTTTTCCCATTACTTCGCCGGGACGCTGCTGCGGGAGGATACCCGTGTCTTTCCGGTGGCGGCGTATCCCTCCACGATCACGCGCGCCACCGGCCATCCTTGCAATGGCGTCGTCATGGGCATGCCCCGGGACGACGGCAGCATCTCCTGGCTCTCCATCAATACCCGCGCGCTCAGGCAGCCCAAGGATACTGCGCCCTATCCTGTGGTGGTTTCCTTCACGGACATTACGGATCGCAAACGCTCGGAGGAGGCGATTCGCAGCGAGATAGCGGCAAAAGAGCTTGAACGCCGGCGTCTGAACACGGTTCTGGAGGCGCTCCCACTGGCTGTTGTTATTGCCGATGCCGAAGGGCATGTCACCCAGGTCAATGCCGCCGCCGAAACACTGTGGGGCGAAGCCTCGCTTTGTGCCGGGCGTTACTACGAGGACGAGCGAATCCATTGGGCGGATAGTGGCATGCCGGTCAAAGGCCATGAAGTGGGGCTGGCACGTGCCATCGGAAAAGGCGAGTCGGTGATGGGCGAAGAAATGGCTATCGAGCGTGCCGATGGTACCCGGCGAACCCTCCTCAACTATGCGCTGCCCCTGCGCGATGGCAATGAGAACATTGCCGGCGGCGTTGCCGTCAGCGTCGATATTAGTGACCGCAAGCGCAGCGAGAGCGAACGTGCGTTATTGGCGGCCATTGTCGAAGCCTCTCCCGATGCCATCGTCAGTACTGACATGGAAGGGAAAATTACGTCCTGGAATATTGGCGCCGAACACCTGTACGGCTATCGGGCGGACGAGATTGTCGGCAAAAGTATTTCCGTACTGATGCCGACGGAGTGCCAGGATGAGCTAACCACGATCCTGAGGGCGATTGCTAAAGGCGAGGGGGTCACCTACTTCGATTCAATTCGCCTGACCAAAGACGGCAAGCGGGTCGACGTCTCCGTTGCGGTAACGCCGATTACCGATGCCGAGGGCCGGGTGCGTGGTGCCGCCAAAATCGACCGGAATATTAGCGAACGCAAACGCATGGAAGAGCAGTTGCAGCACGACGCCTTCCATGACCGCTTGACCGGCGTCGCCAATCGGTCACTGTTTATGGACCGGTTGGAGCATGTTGTGGCCCGGGCCCAACGCTTTGGTGAACCCTATGCCGTATTCATTATGGATATGGACAACTTTAAGCTGATCAACGACAGCTTCGGCCACCAGGTCGGCGACCAGCTACTCTGCGCCTTTGCTGAACGGATACAGGCTCTGCTTCGACCGGTCGATACCTTGGCACGCTTCGGTGGCGACGAATTTACGCTCCTGTTGGAAGAGACGGAAAGCAAAGACGCGGTCAAACAGATCGCCAACCGCATCCTCAAAGCCCTAGAGCAACCCTTTCAACTGGGCCAGCATGAAATAAAGGTCAGCTCCAGCATCGGTGTCGTGCTTGACGAAACGGCCGGTCACAGTGCCGATCAGGCCGTACGAAATGCGGACGTAGCACTCTATGAAGCCAAGCGTCAGGGCAAGAACCAGTATGTGGTGTTCGACGCGCGCATGCGTGGGGAAGAAGTATCCCGTATGTACATGGAATCGGAGCTGCGCCTGGCCTTGCAGCAAGAGCATTTGACGGTCCAGTTCCAGCCCATTGTCGATTTGACGAACGATGAGCCCGTTGGCTGTGAAGCGCTGGTCCGGTGGCGGCATGACGTCATGGGCCGGGTGGATCCGTCGCGGTTCATCACCGTGGCGGAAGACACCGGGCTGATTACCCCGTTGGGCCGCTTCGTTCTGGAAAGAGCCTGTGCGACCGTCGGCGACTGGCTGAAGCAGCCTGAGGTACCGCAAGAGTTCTATGTTAGCGTCAATGTCTCGCCCAAGGAGTTCTACTCTGGCGACTTGGTGCCGTTTGTCGGCGCCATGCTGGATAAGTACGGCATACAGGGGGCCAACCTGCGGCTCGAGATTACCGAGAACGTGATTATTCAGCATGACCAAGAGGCCGCGGCTATCCTCGGCCAGATTCAGGCGCTAGGGGTCCAAACCTGCCTGGATGATTTTGGTACCGGCTATTCGTCCCTGAGTTATCTCCAGCAGTTGCCTTTTGACGTGATAAAAGTTGACCGTTCTTTCATTCAGGGCTTGGCTGAGAAACAGCAAAGTCGAGAAATCGTACGCGCCATTCTCGGGTTGGCCCAGGCGTTAGACATGGAAACGGTAGCGGAGGGCGCGGAATCGCCTGAGCAGCTGGCGGAAATTCGCGCCCTCGGTTTCCGTTGGGGCCAGGGGTTCGGTCTATTTCACCCCATGGACCGCAGTAAACTTTGGTTGCTGCTCTCTCAGCACTATACGGCCATGGAGTCGTCGCAGTAG
- a CDS encoding Yip1 family protein, whose translation MLTHVWGLLAHPSTEWTQISKEEETVTHLYAHHVLLLAALPVICAYIGTTQVGWSFGDNAIKLGYLEALYAGVAFYVTILAAVFAVGSVIRWMAKRYANPPPSRRRCVIFAGYIATPMFLSGLVALYPLIWLCLLAGIIGLCLTGFVLYQGIPHFLGISSEQGFIVSSATLAVGVLVLEALLAITVMLWGYGEILLPWLFRFG comes from the coding sequence CATGTCTGGGGACTTCTGGCCCATCCAAGTACGGAATGGACGCAAATCAGCAAGGAAGAGGAAACGGTCACGCATCTTTATGCGCACCATGTCCTCCTGCTGGCTGCGCTTCCCGTCATCTGCGCCTATATCGGCACGACGCAGGTTGGTTGGAGTTTCGGTGACAACGCTATCAAACTGGGTTATCTGGAAGCGTTGTACGCTGGCGTCGCGTTCTACGTCACCATTCTGGCGGCCGTGTTCGCGGTTGGCAGCGTTATTCGCTGGATGGCCAAGCGCTATGCGAACCCGCCGCCCAGCCGCCGCCGCTGCGTGATTTTTGCCGGCTACATCGCCACGCCGATGTTTTTGAGCGGTCTGGTGGCGCTCTATCCGCTGATTTGGCTATGTCTCTTGGCCGGTATCATCGGTTTATGTCTGACAGGCTTCGTGCTTTACCAGGGTATCCCCCACTTCCTGGGTATCAGTAGCGAGCAGGGCTTTATCGTTTCCAGCGCTACCTTGGCTGTCGGTGTGCTGGTACTGGAAGCCTTGCTGGCGATTACAGTGATGCTGTGGGGATATGGCGAGATCCTGTTGCCCTGGCTGTTCCGATTCGGCTAA